One Primulina huaijiensis isolate GDHJ02 chromosome 5, ASM1229523v2, whole genome shotgun sequence DNA segment encodes these proteins:
- the LOC140976939 gene encoding patatin-like protein 6, protein MACADFEKINNHAVEMQEPSIETDKLSYEIFSILESKFLFGCDDQKFWVPKQIPPEQPQRHDAVENGVQSMKNQRGKICILSVDGGGMQNILSGKALAYLETALKNRSGDANATVADYFDVAAGSGVGGIFTAMLFATNDQKRPIFDADDTWKFLAAEGNRFYRSAKPRNSKGNIFKRVFSKTGVAGSATSGLEKAMRDAFKDEKTGRSLTLKDTLKPVLIPCYDLTSTAPFLFSRADALETDSFDFNLWEVCMATSSEPGIFDPVLMRSVDGATRCVAVDGGLAMNNPTAAAITHVLHNKQEFPFVRGVEDVLVLSLGAGEQLLAGSFDYEQVKKWKAKDWARPLARISGSGSAELVDHAVAMAFGPSRVSNYVRVQSQANGSNTNRYGAATDSDASPSKVKLLIGAADDMLKQKNVESVLFNGKRIGEESNFEKLDWFAEQLVLEHQRRSCRIAPTVAFKQATPKLS, encoded by the exons TTAACAATCATGCGGTTGAAATGCAAGAACCCAGTATAGAGACGGATAAATTGAGCTACGAGATTTTCTCCATATTGGAGAGTAAGTTCTTGTTTGGCTGCGATGATCAGAAATTTTGGGTTCCAAAGCAGATACCACCGGAGCAGCCGCAAAGACATGATGCCGTTGAAAATGGGGTGCAGTCTATGAAGAACCAGAGAGGGAAGATATGCATTCTCAGCGTTGATGGAGGTGGGATGCAGAATATTCTATCGGGCAAAGCGCTGGCGTATTTGGAAACGGCATTGAAAAACCGGTCGGGGGATGCCAACGCCACAGTCGCCGATTATTTCGACGTCGCCGCCGGAAGCGGTGTCGGTGGGATTTTCACGGCCATGCTATTCGCCACCAACGATCAAAAGCGGCCGATTTTCGACGCCGACGACACCTGGAAATTCCTCGCCGCCGAGGGCAACAGATTCTACCGCTCCGCGAAACCGCGGAACTCCAAGGGCAATATCTTCAAGCGGGTTTTCAGCAAAACCGGCGTCGCGGGTTCGGCCACTTCCGGCTTGGAGAAGGCCATGAGAGACGCGTTCAAGGATGAGAAAACCGGAAGGAGCTTGACCTTGAAAGACACGCTGAAGCCGGTTTTGATTCCATGCTACGATCTCACCAGCACCGCGCCGTTTCTGTTCTCCAGAGCTGATGCTCTCGAAACAGACAGCTTCGACTTCAACCTCTGGGAGGTGTGTATGGCCACGTCATCCGAACCCGGGATATTCGACCCGGTTTTAATGAGATCGGTTGACGGGGCGACCCGTTGCGTGGCCGTGGACGGGGGGCTGGCTATGAACAACCCCACGGCGGCGGCAATCACGCACGTCCTACATAACAAACAGGAGTTCCCTTTCGTGAGGGGGGTTGAGGACGTCTTGGTACTTTCACTCGGAGCCGGCGAGCAGCTTCTGGCTGGCAGCTTCGACTACGAACAGGTCAAGAAATGGAAGGCAAAGGATTGGGCTCGGCCTCTTGCTCGCATTTCCGGCTCCGGCTCGGCGGAGCTAGTGGACCACGCCGTGGCAATGGCTTTCGGTCCGAGCCGTGTCAGTAATTACGTCCGCGTTCAG TCGCAGGCTAATGGATCCAATACGAACCGATATGGTGCAGCTACCGATTCAGACGCTAGCCCGAGCAAAGTAAAATTGTTAATAGGAGCAGCTGATGACATGCTGAAGCAGAAAAACGTTGAATCGGTCCTCTTTAATGGGAAGAGGATTGGAGAAGAAAGCAATTTCGAGAAACTGGACTGGTTTGCCGAACAACTTGTGTTAGAACATCAGAGGAGGAGTTGTAGAATAGCTCCCACTGTTGCATTCAAGCAAGCTACCCCAAAACTTTCTTAA
- the LOC140976942 gene encoding uncharacterized protein: MAPSAPKSGDAIFASVERVNAELFTLTYGAMVRQLITDLEEVEEVNKQLDQMGYNIGLRLVDEFLAKSNVSRCVDFKETAEVIAKVGFKMFLGITASVTNWDVEGTTCSIILEDNPLVDFVELPDTCQGLYYCNILSGVIRGALEMVSMKTEVTWLRDMLRGDDVFELQVKLLKQIPEEYPYKDDE; this comes from the exons ATGGCCCCCTCGGCACCTAAATCTGGCGACGCCATTTTCGCTAGCGTTGAACGCGTG AATGCGGAGCTTTTCACTCTGACATACGGTGCTATGGTGCGCCAACTGATCACCGATCTGGAAGAGGTTGAGGAGGTTAACAAGCAGCTCGATCAAAT GGGCTATAATATTGGACTCCGTCTAGTTGATGAGTTTCTTGCGAAATCAAATGTTTCTAGGTGTGTCGATTTTAAGGAAACAGCGGAAGTCATTGCAAAG GTTGGATTCAAAATGTTCCTGGGTATCACCGCATCTGTCACGAACTGGGATGTTGAGGGAACAACCTGCAGTATAATTTTGGAGGATAACCCACTTGTAGATTTCGTCGAGCTTCCTGATACCTGTCAAGGTCTTTACTATTGCAATATTCTAAGTGGAGTAATCAGAGGAGCTCTTGAGATG GTTTCTATGAAAACTGAGGTCACATGGCTACGTGACATGCTTAGAGGGGATGATGTATTTGAGCTGCAAGTTAAGCTTCTGAAGCAAATTCCCGAGGAATACCCTTATAAAGACGATGAGTAA
- the LOC140976946 gene encoding aminodeoxychorismate synthase, chloroplastic-like isoform X2, with protein MSFTWDSPSSEISLSCCENISRNKNLNSFLPSAVIRVGDLNQNGNFQMHTGVLKKAVVSSHLIPGHLEESYLAKKQLHKPSSKLDFIRTLLIDNYDSYTYNIFQELSIINGLSPVVIHNDEWSWKELYHFIYEEKAFDNIVISPGPGSPACAADIGICLRLLLECSDIPILGVCLGHQALGFVHGAEVVHAPEPVHGRLSDIEHNGCQLFHGIPSGRNSGFKVVRYHSLVVHQRSLPKELIPIAWASSSDTIPFLGIQNSHSCPEDFVGPADSQVSAKFYSTRLEKRLRWHSSNPEELQSGKILMGIMHFCRPHYGLQFHPESIATCHGRQIFKNFAEITKDYWFRLKSSPSSMRNVKYAACMQVSNETQFFQDVSRSKHLVNGFSNEKPASMHNITNLSHSRKTVKYLKLKWRKLECPVSQVGGAKNMFCELFGDREAGHTFWLDSSSTEMSRARFSFMGGKGGPLWRQVTFKLLSKRDKGGNLLIEDAEGCTSTTFLEDGFFDFLNKELQSFCYDASDYEGLPFDFYGGYVGYIGYDLKVECGVSSNGHKSSAPDACLFFADNLLVVDHLHDDIYITSIHDNDTSKTLWLDEVELKLLDMKVCLSKKSSFASPVSVNVSFGESFSAEKSREQYMEDVEKCQKLIRNGESYELCLTTQMTRKVGEINSLGLYLNLREKNPAPYSAWLNFPKENLCVCCSSPERFLRLDRNGVLEAKPIKGTIARGPSKGEDELNRLKLQNSEKDQAENLMIVDLLRNDLGRICEPGSVHVPHLMDIESYSTVHTMVSTIRGKKQSNVSAVDCVGAAFPGGSMTGAPKLRSMEILDSLESCSRGIYSGCIGYFSYNQTFDLNIVIRTVVIHEGQASIGAGGAITALSDPKDEYEEMILKTKAPTNAVIDYQRSTSNISPVDC; from the exons ATGAGTTTTACTTGGGATTCGCCTTCATCTGAGATTTCATTATCTTGTTGTGAGAACATTTCACGAAACAAGAATTTGAATTCTTTTCTTCCTAGTGCTGTTATTAGAGTTGGTGATTTGAATCAGAATGGCAATTTTCAAATGCATACGGGAGTTCTGAAAAAAGCCGTGGTTTCGAGCCATTTAATTCCTGGGCACTTGGAAGAATCATATTTAGCAAAGAAGCAGCTGCACAAACCGTCTTCTAAGTTGGATTTTATAAGAACCTTGTTGATTGATAACTATGACAGTTacacatataatatttttcaggagCTCTCCATCATCAATGGAT TGTCTCCAGTGGTGATTCATAATGATGAGTGGTCTTGGAAAGAGCTTTATCATTTTATATATGAAGAAAAGGCATTTGACAATATTGTGATATCTCCCGGTCCTGGTTCTCCGGCATGTGCTGCTGATATAG GAATATGCCTAAGGCTCCTTCTTGAATGCAGTGACATCCCCATCTTAGGTGTTTGCCTAGGACATCAG GCTCTAGGTTTCGTGCATGGTGCTGAGGTTGTCCATGCTCCTGAACCTGTTCATGGACGGTTGAG TGATATTGAACACAATGGTTGTCAATTGTTCCATGGGATTCCTTCAGGCCGAAATTCTGGATTCAAG GTGGTTCGGTATCACTCCCTTGTTGTACACCAAAGATCCCTTCCAAAAGAACTCATACCTATTGCCTGGGCCTCGTCCTCTGACACAATTCCATTTCTCGGAATTCAGAACTCTCATTCTTGCCCTGAGGATTTTGTTGGACCGGCGGACTCCCAAGTTTCCGCCAAGTTTTATTCGACAAGATTGGAGAAAAGATTGAGATGGCATTCATCTAACCCCGAGGAGTTACAGAGTGGAAAGATACTCATGGGCATCATGCACTTCTGCAGGCCTCATTATGGCTTGCAG TTTCATCCAGAGAGCATTGCTACTTGTCATGGGAggcaaatattcaaaaattttgctGAAATCACCAAGGACTATTGGTTTAGATTGAAATCATCCCCAAGTAGCATGAGGAATGTTAAATATGCTG CGTGCATGCAGGTGTCTAATGAGACTCAATTTTTCCAAGATGTTTCGAGAAGCAAGCATTTGGTGAATGGATTCAGTAATGAGAAACCTGCaagcatgcataacataacgaACCTATCGCATTCACGAAAAACTGTAAAGTATTTGAAGTTGAAATGGAGAAAACTTGAATGCCCTGTGAGCCAAGTTGGTGGGGCCAAAAACATGTTCTGTGAGCTGTTTGGTGATCGCGAGGCTGGACATACCTTTTGGCTGGATAGTTCCTCAACAGAAATG AGCAGGGCTCGCTTTTCGTTTATGGGGGGTAAAGGTGGACCTCTTTGGAGACAAGTGACATTTAAATTATTGAGCAAGAG AGATAAAGGAGGCAACCTGTTAATTGAGGATGCTGAGGGCTGTACTTCAACTACCTTTCTGGAAGATGGTTTTTTTGACTTTTTGAATAAG GAGCTTCAGTCATTCTGCTATGATGCATCAGATTATGAAGGATTACCTTTTGATTTTTATGGCGGTTATGTTGGTTACATTGG ATACGATCTTAAAGTGGAATGTGGTGTTTCATCTAATGGTCATAAGTCAAGTGCCCCAGATGCCTGCCTTTTTTTTGCGGATAATCTTTTAGTGGTGGATCACCTACATGATGATATTTATATCACATCCATACATGACAATGACACTAGCAAAACTCTATGGCTTGACGAGGTCGAACTAAAGCTTCTTGATATGAAAGTTTGTCTATCGAAAAAGTCATCATTTGCATCTCCAGTTTCTGTGAATGTCTCGTTTGGAGAGAGTTTTTCAGCTGAGAAATCAAGGGAGCAATACATGGAAGACGTAGAAAAATGCCAGAAACTTATTAGAAATGGAGAAAGCTATGAGTTATGTCTTACTACGCAGATGACCAGGAAAGTTGGGGAAATAAATTCTTTGGGACTTTATCTCAATCTTCGTGAAAAAAATCCTGCCCCATACTCTGCCTGGCTCAATTTTCCAAAAGAAAATTTATGTGTATGCTGTTCATCACCTGAGAGGTTCCTAAGGTTGGACAGAAATGGTGTTTTAGAAGCGAAACCAATTAAAGGTACCATAGCTCGTGGCCCATCAAAGGGGGAAGACGAGTTAAAcagattaaaattacaaaacag TGAAAAGGATCAAGCCGAAAACTTGATGATTGTTGACCTTCTAAGGAATGACCTTGGACGCATCTGTGAGCCAGGTTCAGTTCACGTGCCTCATCTTATGGACATCGAGTCGTATTCTACTGTTCACACCATGGTAAGCACCATACGAGGCAAAAAACAATCGAATGTGAGTGCCGTCGACTGCGTTGGAGCTGCATTTCCTGGCGGCTCAATGACAGGTGCACCAAAGTTAAGATCAATGGAAATCCTCGACTCTCTTGAAAGTTGTTCCAGGGGCATTTATTCTGGATGTATCGGGTATTTCTCTTATAACCAGACCTTTGATCTCAATATTGTCATCAGAACTGTAGTAATACACGAAGGTCAGGCTTCCATTGGAGCTGGCGGTGCCATTACAGCTCTATCAGATCCCAAGGACGAGTATGAAGAGATGATATTGAAAACCAAAGCACCAACCAATGCTGTGATCGATTATCAGAGATCAACCTCTAATATTTCTCCAGTTGATTGCTAG
- the LOC140976946 gene encoding aminodeoxychorismate synthase, chloroplastic-like isoform X3: MHTGVLKKAVVSSHLIPGHLEESYLAKKQLHKPSSKLDFIRTLLIDNYDSYTYNIFQELSIINGLSPVVIHNDEWSWKELYHFIYEEKAFDNIVISPGPGSPACAADIGICLRLLLECSDIPILGVCLGHQALGFVHGAEVVHAPEPVHGRLSDIEHNGCQLFHGIPSGRNSGFKVVRYHSLVVHQRSLPKELIPIAWASSSDTIPFLGIQNSHSCPEDFVGPADSQVSAKFYSTRLEKRLRWHSSNPEELQSGKILMGIMHFCRPHYGLQFHPESIATCHGRQIFKNFAEITKDYWFRLKSSPSSMRNVKYAACMQVSNETQFFQDVSRSKHLVNGFSNEKPASMHNITNLSHSRKTVKYLKLKWRKLECPVSQVGGAKNMFCELFGDREAGHTFWLDSSSTEMSRARFSFMGGKGGPLWRQVTFKLLSKSDARDKGGNLLIEDAEGCTSTTFLEDGFFDFLNKELQSFCYDASDYEGLPFDFYGGYVGYIGYDLKVECGVSSNGHKSSAPDACLFFADNLLVVDHLHDDIYITSIHDNDTSKTLWLDEVELKLLDMKVCLSKKSSFASPVSVNVSFGESFSAEKSREQYMEDVEKCQKLIRNGESYELCLTTQMTRKVGEINSLGLYLNLREKNPAPYSAWLNFPKENLCVCCSSPERFLRLDRNGVLEAKPIKGTIARGPSKGEDELNRLKLQNSEKDQAENLMIVDLLRNDLGRICEPGSVHVPHLMDIESYSTVHTMVSTIRGKKQSNVSAVDCVGAAFPGGSMTGAPKLRSMEILDSLESCSRGIYSGCIGYFSYNQTFDLNIVIRTVVIHEGQASIGAGGAITALSDPKDEYEEMILKTKAPTNAVIDYQRSTSNISPVDC; the protein is encoded by the exons ATGCATACGGGAGTTCTGAAAAAAGCCGTGGTTTCGAGCCATTTAATTCCTGGGCACTTGGAAGAATCATATTTAGCAAAGAAGCAGCTGCACAAACCGTCTTCTAAGTTGGATTTTATAAGAACCTTGTTGATTGATAACTATGACAGTTacacatataatatttttcaggagCTCTCCATCATCAATGGAT TGTCTCCAGTGGTGATTCATAATGATGAGTGGTCTTGGAAAGAGCTTTATCATTTTATATATGAAGAAAAGGCATTTGACAATATTGTGATATCTCCCGGTCCTGGTTCTCCGGCATGTGCTGCTGATATAG GAATATGCCTAAGGCTCCTTCTTGAATGCAGTGACATCCCCATCTTAGGTGTTTGCCTAGGACATCAG GCTCTAGGTTTCGTGCATGGTGCTGAGGTTGTCCATGCTCCTGAACCTGTTCATGGACGGTTGAG TGATATTGAACACAATGGTTGTCAATTGTTCCATGGGATTCCTTCAGGCCGAAATTCTGGATTCAAG GTGGTTCGGTATCACTCCCTTGTTGTACACCAAAGATCCCTTCCAAAAGAACTCATACCTATTGCCTGGGCCTCGTCCTCTGACACAATTCCATTTCTCGGAATTCAGAACTCTCATTCTTGCCCTGAGGATTTTGTTGGACCGGCGGACTCCCAAGTTTCCGCCAAGTTTTATTCGACAAGATTGGAGAAAAGATTGAGATGGCATTCATCTAACCCCGAGGAGTTACAGAGTGGAAAGATACTCATGGGCATCATGCACTTCTGCAGGCCTCATTATGGCTTGCAG TTTCATCCAGAGAGCATTGCTACTTGTCATGGGAggcaaatattcaaaaattttgctGAAATCACCAAGGACTATTGGTTTAGATTGAAATCATCCCCAAGTAGCATGAGGAATGTTAAATATGCTG CGTGCATGCAGGTGTCTAATGAGACTCAATTTTTCCAAGATGTTTCGAGAAGCAAGCATTTGGTGAATGGATTCAGTAATGAGAAACCTGCaagcatgcataacataacgaACCTATCGCATTCACGAAAAACTGTAAAGTATTTGAAGTTGAAATGGAGAAAACTTGAATGCCCTGTGAGCCAAGTTGGTGGGGCCAAAAACATGTTCTGTGAGCTGTTTGGTGATCGCGAGGCTGGACATACCTTTTGGCTGGATAGTTCCTCAACAGAAATG AGCAGGGCTCGCTTTTCGTTTATGGGGGGTAAAGGTGGACCTCTTTGGAGACAAGTGACATTTAAATTATTGAGCAAGAG CGATGCTAGAGATAAAGGAGGCAACCTGTTAATTGAGGATGCTGAGGGCTGTACTTCAACTACCTTTCTGGAAGATGGTTTTTTTGACTTTTTGAATAAG GAGCTTCAGTCATTCTGCTATGATGCATCAGATTATGAAGGATTACCTTTTGATTTTTATGGCGGTTATGTTGGTTACATTGG ATACGATCTTAAAGTGGAATGTGGTGTTTCATCTAATGGTCATAAGTCAAGTGCCCCAGATGCCTGCCTTTTTTTTGCGGATAATCTTTTAGTGGTGGATCACCTACATGATGATATTTATATCACATCCATACATGACAATGACACTAGCAAAACTCTATGGCTTGACGAGGTCGAACTAAAGCTTCTTGATATGAAAGTTTGTCTATCGAAAAAGTCATCATTTGCATCTCCAGTTTCTGTGAATGTCTCGTTTGGAGAGAGTTTTTCAGCTGAGAAATCAAGGGAGCAATACATGGAAGACGTAGAAAAATGCCAGAAACTTATTAGAAATGGAGAAAGCTATGAGTTATGTCTTACTACGCAGATGACCAGGAAAGTTGGGGAAATAAATTCTTTGGGACTTTATCTCAATCTTCGTGAAAAAAATCCTGCCCCATACTCTGCCTGGCTCAATTTTCCAAAAGAAAATTTATGTGTATGCTGTTCATCACCTGAGAGGTTCCTAAGGTTGGACAGAAATGGTGTTTTAGAAGCGAAACCAATTAAAGGTACCATAGCTCGTGGCCCATCAAAGGGGGAAGACGAGTTAAAcagattaaaattacaaaacag TGAAAAGGATCAAGCCGAAAACTTGATGATTGTTGACCTTCTAAGGAATGACCTTGGACGCATCTGTGAGCCAGGTTCAGTTCACGTGCCTCATCTTATGGACATCGAGTCGTATTCTACTGTTCACACCATGGTAAGCACCATACGAGGCAAAAAACAATCGAATGTGAGTGCCGTCGACTGCGTTGGAGCTGCATTTCCTGGCGGCTCAATGACAGGTGCACCAAAGTTAAGATCAATGGAAATCCTCGACTCTCTTGAAAGTTGTTCCAGGGGCATTTATTCTGGATGTATCGGGTATTTCTCTTATAACCAGACCTTTGATCTCAATATTGTCATCAGAACTGTAGTAATACACGAAGGTCAGGCTTCCATTGGAGCTGGCGGTGCCATTACAGCTCTATCAGATCCCAAGGACGAGTATGAAGAGATGATATTGAAAACCAAAGCACCAACCAATGCTGTGATCGATTATCAGAGATCAACCTCTAATATTTCTCCAGTTGATTGCTAG
- the LOC140976946 gene encoding aminodeoxychorismate synthase, chloroplastic-like isoform X1 translates to MSFTWDSPSSEISLSCCENISRNKNLNSFLPSAVIRVGDLNQNGNFQMHTGVLKKAVVSSHLIPGHLEESYLAKKQLHKPSSKLDFIRTLLIDNYDSYTYNIFQELSIINGLSPVVIHNDEWSWKELYHFIYEEKAFDNIVISPGPGSPACAADIGICLRLLLECSDIPILGVCLGHQALGFVHGAEVVHAPEPVHGRLSDIEHNGCQLFHGIPSGRNSGFKVVRYHSLVVHQRSLPKELIPIAWASSSDTIPFLGIQNSHSCPEDFVGPADSQVSAKFYSTRLEKRLRWHSSNPEELQSGKILMGIMHFCRPHYGLQFHPESIATCHGRQIFKNFAEITKDYWFRLKSSPSSMRNVKYAACMQVSNETQFFQDVSRSKHLVNGFSNEKPASMHNITNLSHSRKTVKYLKLKWRKLECPVSQVGGAKNMFCELFGDREAGHTFWLDSSSTEMSRARFSFMGGKGGPLWRQVTFKLLSKSDARDKGGNLLIEDAEGCTSTTFLEDGFFDFLNKELQSFCYDASDYEGLPFDFYGGYVGYIGYDLKVECGVSSNGHKSSAPDACLFFADNLLVVDHLHDDIYITSIHDNDTSKTLWLDEVELKLLDMKVCLSKKSSFASPVSVNVSFGESFSAEKSREQYMEDVEKCQKLIRNGESYELCLTTQMTRKVGEINSLGLYLNLREKNPAPYSAWLNFPKENLCVCCSSPERFLRLDRNGVLEAKPIKGTIARGPSKGEDELNRLKLQNSEKDQAENLMIVDLLRNDLGRICEPGSVHVPHLMDIESYSTVHTMVSTIRGKKQSNVSAVDCVGAAFPGGSMTGAPKLRSMEILDSLESCSRGIYSGCIGYFSYNQTFDLNIVIRTVVIHEGQASIGAGGAITALSDPKDEYEEMILKTKAPTNAVIDYQRSTSNISPVDC, encoded by the exons ATGAGTTTTACTTGGGATTCGCCTTCATCTGAGATTTCATTATCTTGTTGTGAGAACATTTCACGAAACAAGAATTTGAATTCTTTTCTTCCTAGTGCTGTTATTAGAGTTGGTGATTTGAATCAGAATGGCAATTTTCAAATGCATACGGGAGTTCTGAAAAAAGCCGTGGTTTCGAGCCATTTAATTCCTGGGCACTTGGAAGAATCATATTTAGCAAAGAAGCAGCTGCACAAACCGTCTTCTAAGTTGGATTTTATAAGAACCTTGTTGATTGATAACTATGACAGTTacacatataatatttttcaggagCTCTCCATCATCAATGGAT TGTCTCCAGTGGTGATTCATAATGATGAGTGGTCTTGGAAAGAGCTTTATCATTTTATATATGAAGAAAAGGCATTTGACAATATTGTGATATCTCCCGGTCCTGGTTCTCCGGCATGTGCTGCTGATATAG GAATATGCCTAAGGCTCCTTCTTGAATGCAGTGACATCCCCATCTTAGGTGTTTGCCTAGGACATCAG GCTCTAGGTTTCGTGCATGGTGCTGAGGTTGTCCATGCTCCTGAACCTGTTCATGGACGGTTGAG TGATATTGAACACAATGGTTGTCAATTGTTCCATGGGATTCCTTCAGGCCGAAATTCTGGATTCAAG GTGGTTCGGTATCACTCCCTTGTTGTACACCAAAGATCCCTTCCAAAAGAACTCATACCTATTGCCTGGGCCTCGTCCTCTGACACAATTCCATTTCTCGGAATTCAGAACTCTCATTCTTGCCCTGAGGATTTTGTTGGACCGGCGGACTCCCAAGTTTCCGCCAAGTTTTATTCGACAAGATTGGAGAAAAGATTGAGATGGCATTCATCTAACCCCGAGGAGTTACAGAGTGGAAAGATACTCATGGGCATCATGCACTTCTGCAGGCCTCATTATGGCTTGCAG TTTCATCCAGAGAGCATTGCTACTTGTCATGGGAggcaaatattcaaaaattttgctGAAATCACCAAGGACTATTGGTTTAGATTGAAATCATCCCCAAGTAGCATGAGGAATGTTAAATATGCTG CGTGCATGCAGGTGTCTAATGAGACTCAATTTTTCCAAGATGTTTCGAGAAGCAAGCATTTGGTGAATGGATTCAGTAATGAGAAACCTGCaagcatgcataacataacgaACCTATCGCATTCACGAAAAACTGTAAAGTATTTGAAGTTGAAATGGAGAAAACTTGAATGCCCTGTGAGCCAAGTTGGTGGGGCCAAAAACATGTTCTGTGAGCTGTTTGGTGATCGCGAGGCTGGACATACCTTTTGGCTGGATAGTTCCTCAACAGAAATG AGCAGGGCTCGCTTTTCGTTTATGGGGGGTAAAGGTGGACCTCTTTGGAGACAAGTGACATTTAAATTATTGAGCAAGAG CGATGCTAGAGATAAAGGAGGCAACCTGTTAATTGAGGATGCTGAGGGCTGTACTTCAACTACCTTTCTGGAAGATGGTTTTTTTGACTTTTTGAATAAG GAGCTTCAGTCATTCTGCTATGATGCATCAGATTATGAAGGATTACCTTTTGATTTTTATGGCGGTTATGTTGGTTACATTGG ATACGATCTTAAAGTGGAATGTGGTGTTTCATCTAATGGTCATAAGTCAAGTGCCCCAGATGCCTGCCTTTTTTTTGCGGATAATCTTTTAGTGGTGGATCACCTACATGATGATATTTATATCACATCCATACATGACAATGACACTAGCAAAACTCTATGGCTTGACGAGGTCGAACTAAAGCTTCTTGATATGAAAGTTTGTCTATCGAAAAAGTCATCATTTGCATCTCCAGTTTCTGTGAATGTCTCGTTTGGAGAGAGTTTTTCAGCTGAGAAATCAAGGGAGCAATACATGGAAGACGTAGAAAAATGCCAGAAACTTATTAGAAATGGAGAAAGCTATGAGTTATGTCTTACTACGCAGATGACCAGGAAAGTTGGGGAAATAAATTCTTTGGGACTTTATCTCAATCTTCGTGAAAAAAATCCTGCCCCATACTCTGCCTGGCTCAATTTTCCAAAAGAAAATTTATGTGTATGCTGTTCATCACCTGAGAGGTTCCTAAGGTTGGACAGAAATGGTGTTTTAGAAGCGAAACCAATTAAAGGTACCATAGCTCGTGGCCCATCAAAGGGGGAAGACGAGTTAAAcagattaaaattacaaaacag TGAAAAGGATCAAGCCGAAAACTTGATGATTGTTGACCTTCTAAGGAATGACCTTGGACGCATCTGTGAGCCAGGTTCAGTTCACGTGCCTCATCTTATGGACATCGAGTCGTATTCTACTGTTCACACCATGGTAAGCACCATACGAGGCAAAAAACAATCGAATGTGAGTGCCGTCGACTGCGTTGGAGCTGCATTTCCTGGCGGCTCAATGACAGGTGCACCAAAGTTAAGATCAATGGAAATCCTCGACTCTCTTGAAAGTTGTTCCAGGGGCATTTATTCTGGATGTATCGGGTATTTCTCTTATAACCAGACCTTTGATCTCAATATTGTCATCAGAACTGTAGTAATACACGAAGGTCAGGCTTCCATTGGAGCTGGCGGTGCCATTACAGCTCTATCAGATCCCAAGGACGAGTATGAAGAGATGATATTGAAAACCAAAGCACCAACCAATGCTGTGATCGATTATCAGAGATCAACCTCTAATATTTCTCCAGTTGATTGCTAG